The window TTAAGGGAAATTCAGCACCGCAGCAGGTCCAGTTTTTAGGTTCTATCAGCTCATAACCCAGTATTTCCATTGCCGCGTATGTAGACACGTCCAGATGTGTCGTCTTCTCTTTTAATGTGCATCCCGGATAGTAATGAAGTTTTCTTTTTTTGTCTGGCATATTATTTTATCTTTATTTACTGAATTTGCGGAATACCGAGACAAGCGCCTGTTGCGGAAGTTCATCCGCAAGTTCAGGAGGAACCTCCTCGGGTCCGAAATAATCCTTTCCTTTGGGTTCAATGAGATCACGCGCCGCTTCAGCTATACTCGCTATATTTATCCCCTTAGGGCAACGCGCCTGACAGGTAAAACATGATGCGCAGAGAAACAAAGCCTTCGAACCGAGTAGTTCCTCTTTTAGTCCCATTTGAACAAGCCGTATCAACTGATTCGGCAGAATATCCATTTCAAACGCAAAGGGACATCCCGCTGAACAACGGCCGCACTGATAACAACTGTATATATTTTCCCCGGATAATTCGCTGACTCGATCAACAAACTTCTTTTCGTTTTCATCGAATTTCAGTTTGATTCTCATCTCAAATCTCCACGGTTTTAAATCATGGATTTTAACATTATAAAAAAGCATTTATAAAGTCAACATTTATCGCCCGAGAAAAAAAATTCTTGTATAAATTACTAAATTTATTCTTTCTCTCTGTATTTCTTTATATTAAAAATGAAATTATATTATTGGAGTCAATTTATACTATGCGGAACCGGTAATTATTCGGAGTCTCGGGACTTAAAAGGTCACTCCACCTCTTCTGCTTCCTTAAAATTGTACCCTGTTCCTTCTATTATCCTCTCAAGTTCCTGTAAGTTAAAATCCCTCCCGGTGATGTAGGCAACTCCATTTTTATGATCGACTACGGCAGTATCGATATTCTCTGCTTCAAGAAGAGATCTCCTTACAGATTCGGAACAGTGGCGGCAAGTCATCCCCGTAACCTTTATCTTTAACTTATCCTTACCCTCCCGGGCGTCTTCATGCCTGTGATCTTTATGTTCAGACTTCCTCAGCACAGCGGCAAGAAGAACGGCAAGCAGAACCGCGGCGCTTACAGTTTTCACGGAACCCGGTATCATCCAGGGCATAGCGGCAGAAATGCCCGACGAGTCTGAAATAAACACTTGATCTAAGATAAATCCCGCAGCTATAGCGCTTACGGCAACTGTCGCGAGGTATATAAGAGCGGTTCTTCTGCCCATTATCTTCCAGACAGTAGAGATAGTCGCCGCATTAGTAGCAGGCCCGGTCATAAGAAAGACCAGCGCCGCTCCGGGAGAAACTCCTTTAGATATCAGTACTGCCGCGATAGGCACAGAAGCTGTCGCGCACACGTAAACCGGTATCCCCGCGGCCATCATAATCAGCATGGAAAGAATTCCTCCGCCCAGAACGGGTACGAAAAAGTCATCAGGTATAACTGCGGAAATCGCGCCCGCTATCAGAATACCTATTACCAACGCTTTATAAAGGTCCTCAGGCAGAACCCTGAATCCGTACCTTAGAGCCTGCATAAATCCCGATCTCTTTTCTCCGGCCCCGGTGCAGCATTCCTCGTGGCATACGGGACGGTTGATCTCGGCATCCATCTCCTTCTCTCCGAAAAGAAGAACTAACACTCCTCCCAAAAGACCGCTTATAAAAGAAACAACCGGCCTTACGACAGCGAAAACAGGACCCAGCAGGCTGAGGGTTACAAATATGCTGTCAGCACCCGTCTGAGGAGTGGAAATCAGAAATGAAGTCGTAGCTCCTGCGCTGGCTCCGTGCTTTCTCAAAGAAACCGACACCGGTATAACCCCGCACGAGCAGAGCGGCAAAGGTACTCCGAATATGGCTGCTTTAACTATCTGAAGCACACCCCTCCCTCCAAGGTGATTCTCAACAACCTCGGGCTTGACAAGAACGGAAAGCACTCCCGCTATGAAAAAACCGAAAAGAAGATATGGAGCCATCTCCCTGAGTGTTTCCCACGAAGCTGCCGCGAAAGATAACATATACTCAAGAATTGCCATAATGATTCAACCCCTTACTATTTACTATTCGGCAGTCCATACTTCAGGCTTAAAATGCTCTTTGCCGTAAAACTCGATCCTTGAAGGTTTAACCTTCACGATTGCATAGTCCGGATCTTCCGGACCTTGGAAGATTTCACTTAAGATAGGATTCCAGAAGGCCTTTTTCTCGTCATCATCGGTAGTAACCTCCGCTGTTCCCTCTATCTGAAGATAGTTGCTCCAGTCCTCGGGGTCGGTCACCCCGCAGACTAAATGCACTTCGGGATTATTCTTAATGTGCGATACCTTCCTGGCGCTAAGGAATGTTGAAAAACGGATAATCATATCATCAGACGATACTGCCATAACATACCTGACCCAGGGCGCCCCCGATTCTGTAACTGTCGCTAAACCGGCAAGATTAGGTTTACCGATTATATCAAGAATACGTTTCTTTAGGTCCGCCATCTTAAAACTCCTTTCAAAAAAATTTATTCTTCGTCAGCGGTTGTTCTTTAAGCTGTCAGGAGATTCAATACGCTTTATCAGCTGATCCAGAGCGTTCTGGAGCCGCTCTAAGGATTCGCCGGTTTCCCGGAAGCGTTTTTCACCCAGAAATTTTGTATAATTTTCAAAGGCGTCCTGAGCGTCCCTTATCAGAGAAGACCTGCTGACCACGCCTTCAACTTCATCCTCAACGGACAGACCGGCCTCCTTACCGGAAAGGAGTTTCTCGAGAGCTTTTTCAAAAGTCTCCGCGTAACTTAAATTGTCGTTGTGCATAACCGCTACCAGGCGCAGTTCCGGATACGCGGCCGTTTCAGCTTGTAGATAAATAGGTTCCACATATAAAATAGTCTCTGCGAGCGGAATGACCAGCACATTACCCCTTATCACATTCGAACCGCGCTGATCCCAGAGGCTGAGCTGTCCTGAAAGGAAGCGGTCCTGATCAATCTTGGTTTCCACCTGCTGAGTCCCCAGAACCCGTTTATCCTTGGGGAACTGATAGGCGAGAAACCGCCCGTAATCCTCGCCGTCGCACATACCCGCTATCCAGCCGATCAGAACCTGCCTGTTTTTTGGAGTAAAGGGCATCATCAGAACAAATTCCTGCTCATCGCTTCCGGGAGCTTCCCACATTATATAATAGGGTTCAACCGGCTGAACCTTTCCGTAATAGTTCTCTGTGGCGCGAACCCACAGATCCTCCTGATTATAGAATACAGTGGGATCGTCCATATGATACTGAGAATAGACCAGCCCCTGAACAAGAAGCATATCAGCCGGATAGCGAACGTGCTTAAGCAGCGGCGCCGGCATATCAGCTTTATCATCGAACATATCCGGGAATATACTTCTGTATACCCGGATAATAGGATCATCCTCCTCGAATACGTAGAAGCTCACCTTTCCGGAATAAGCGTTTACCACCGCCTTTACAGAATTACGGATATAATTTACACCGTTGAAACTTCGGCTCTGTGATGCCCGTAATGGCTCACTATAGGGGTATTTGCTGCTGACCGTATATCCGTCCACAATCCAGTAGAGCTCCCCTTTCGCGATAACGATATAGGGGTCAGCGTCAAAATGTATAAAAGGCGCGATTGTTTTCAGCCTGTCTCTTATCTGCCGGTGAAACATCAGACGGCTGCCGGTATCGGTATAGCTGGAAAAGAAGAACCGTGTTCCATCGAATTTGTAACCGTATATAAATTTGCGCCATATACTTGAGACGGGAACACCGCCGGAACCTTTATAGCGGACATAACGGTTCTGGTCCCCGCTCGGGTAATCGAACTCCTCGGTTTTAGAATTCACAACCACGGGTGTCGTGGTCAACTCGCCGTAGTAGATCTCAGGGCGGTTCATCTCCAGGACAGGATCCTCAACCTTAGGCGGAATGTCCTTTACCAGGAGATGCGGCAGCCCCTGCGGAGTAAATTCACTGACATTAGTCAGTGTCACACCATATCCGTGAGTGTATTTAAACCGTCTGTTTACGAAAGTCTGGCTCTTCGCCGGAAGATTGTCAATTTCCATCTCTCTTGCTGAAACCATAACCTGGCGGTAGCCGGAGGAGAGTTGATAACGGTCGATATCCACGTCGGTAAACTCATAATACAGACGAATTTCCTGAAACTGCTTATATACCGCGTCCAGCGCCCTGTAGTCCCAGAGACGCACGTTCTTGAAGACTTCCCGGTTCTGTTCAACCATGGAGCGGTTGAATTCTTCTGATACCGGAAATTCTTTCTC of the Candidatus Krumholzibacteriota bacterium genome contains:
- a CDS encoding 4Fe-4S dicluster domain-containing protein is translated as MRIKLKFDENEKKFVDRVSELSGENIYSCYQCGRCSAGCPFAFEMDILPNQLIRLVQMGLKEELLGSKALFLCASCFTCQARCPKGINIASIAEAARDLIEPKGKDYFGPEEVPPELADELPQQALVSVFRKFSK
- a CDS encoding SO_0444 family Cu/Zn efflux transporter, with protein sequence MAILEYMLSFAAASWETLREMAPYLLFGFFIAGVLSVLVKPEVVENHLGGRGVLQIVKAAIFGVPLPLCSCGVIPVSVSLRKHGASAGATTSFLISTPQTGADSIFVTLSLLGPVFAVVRPVVSFISGLLGGVLVLLFGEKEMDAEINRPVCHEECCTGAGEKRSGFMQALRYGFRVLPEDLYKALVIGILIAGAISAVIPDDFFVPVLGGGILSMLIMMAAGIPVYVCATASVPIAAVLISKGVSPGAALVFLMTGPATNAATISTVWKIMGRRTALIYLATVAVSAIAAGFILDQVFISDSSGISAAMPWMIPGSVKTVSAAVLLAVLLAAVLRKSEHKDHRHEDAREGKDKLKIKVTGMTCRHCSESVRRSLLEAENIDTAVVDHKNGVAYITGRDFNLQELERIIEGTGYNFKEAEEVE
- a CDS encoding pyridoxamine 5'-phosphate oxidase family protein translates to MADLKKRILDIIGKPNLAGLATVTESGAPWVRYVMAVSSDDMIIRFSTFLSARKVSHIKNNPEVHLVCGVTDPEDWSNYLQIEGTAEVTTDDDEKKAFWNPILSEIFQGPEDPDYAIVKVKPSRIEFYGKEHFKPEVWTAE
- a CDS encoding UPF0182 family protein, with protein sequence MYNILILILIAGAAYSIYRGIRRRRSGSIYFGLGLALFTFLFFNVLSLWGEALWFQSAGFLSRFWKMLGTKVILSVLSGLAGAVIMYLLTLSIPAEKRSSRRTAVVLGLVIGLIWGASNWLEWLRFVHRMPGDIKDPVLGMSEGFYLFTLPFIDSLYHLVLWVLITGLIIMTATLFVKLQGNDIQFKSSDPGGLSYRSLYIGSAFLIIVMAFGKYLSRFHLLYSGWGVVLGPGWTDTHIRLPMYWIIIVATLLLGISLLIPAARRKLTPSFLSRRLLNIPEPLQHIGIHFVWVFLIWLLGLSIIPSLVQWVRVEPNEITLETPYIEHNICFTRRGFNLNKVEEKEFPVSEEFNRSMVEQNREVFKNVRLWDYRALDAVYKQFQEIRLYYEFTDVDIDRYQLSSGYRQVMVSAREMEIDNLPAKSQTFVNRRFKYTHGYGVTLTNVSEFTPQGLPHLLVKDIPPKVEDPVLEMNRPEIYYGELTTTPVVVNSKTEEFDYPSGDQNRYVRYKGSGGVPVSSIWRKFIYGYKFDGTRFFFSSYTDTGSRLMFHRQIRDRLKTIAPFIHFDADPYIVIAKGELYWIVDGYTVSSKYPYSEPLRASQSRSFNGVNYIRNSVKAVVNAYSGKVSFYVFEEDDPIIRVYRSIFPDMFDDKADMPAPLLKHVRYPADMLLVQGLVYSQYHMDDPTVFYNQEDLWVRATENYYGKVQPVEPYYIMWEAPGSDEQEFVLMMPFTPKNRQVLIGWIAGMCDGEDYGRFLAYQFPKDKRVLGTQQVETKIDQDRFLSGQLSLWDQRGSNVIRGNVLVIPLAETILYVEPIYLQAETAAYPELRLVAVMHNDNLSYAETFEKALEKLLSGKEAGLSVEDEVEGVVSRSSLIRDAQDAFENYTKFLGEKRFRETGESLERLQNALDQLIKRIESPDSLKNNR